The following are encoded in a window of Castanea sativa cultivar Marrone di Chiusa Pesio chromosome 5, ASM4071231v1 genomic DNA:
- the LOC142636945 gene encoding serine/threonine/tyrosine-protein kinase HT1 → MAISCFHVPSLRKSKSKAMSTPSSSKTKLNSEMESMERKRFDSLDSWSMILDSENVETWELAKEDQEEWTADLSQLFIGNKFASGAHSRIYRGIYKQRAVAVKMVRIPNQEDTRAFLEQQFKSEVALLSRLFHPNIVQFIAACQKPPVYCIITEYMSQGTLRMYLNKKEPYSLSIETILRLALDISRGMEYLHSQGVIHRDLKSNNLLLNDEMRVKVADFGTSCLETQSQETKGNKGTYRWMAPEMIKEKPYTRKVDVYSFGIVLWELTTALLPFQGMTPVQAAFAVADKNERPPLPASCQPALAHLIKRCWAANPSKRPDFSDIVSALEKYDECVKEGLPLTHHSGLVSRNAILECLKGCVSMSSSSIPVNA, encoded by the exons ATGGCAATCTCTTGTTTCCACGTGCCTAGCCTTCGAAAGTCGAAGAGCAAAGCTATGTCAACCCCTTCTTCGTCCAAGACCAAGTTGAATTCTGAGATGGAAAGCATGGAAAGGAAGAGATTTGATAGCTTGGATTCATGGTCTATGATATTGGACTCTGAGAATGTGGAGACTTGGGAGTTAGCAAAGGAGGATCAGGAGGAATGGACCGCAGATCTTTCACAGTTGTTTATTGGTAACAAGTTTGCATCAGGAGCTCATAGTAGGATTTACCGTGGAATTTACAAGCAGAGAGCTGTGGCTGTTAAAATGGTTAGAATCCCAAACCAGGAGGACACTAGAGCCTTTTTGGAGCAGCAGTTTAAGTCTGAAGTTGCCTTGCTTTCACGTCTCTTCCATCCGAATATAGTGCAG TTTATTGCAGCTTGCCAAAAGCCTCCTGTTTACTGTATCATCACTGAATACATGTCACAAGGAACTTTGAGGATGTACCTTAACAAGAAAGAGCCATACTCTCTTTCAATAGAAACAATACTGAGGTTAGCTCTTGACATATCCCGAGGAATGGAATATCTTCATTCACAAGGGGTGATTCATAGAGATCTCAAATCAAATAACTTGCTTCTTAATGATGAAATGAGGGTTAAAGTAGCAGATTTTGGTACATCATGTCTTGAAACACAGAGCCAGGAAACTAAGGGAAACAAGGGGACTTACCGTTGGATGGCACCTGAGATGATCAAGGAGAAACCTTATACTCGAAAAGTTGATGTGTATAGTTTTGGGATTGTGCTATGGGAGTTAACAACAGCTTTGCTTCCCTTTCAAGGAATGACGCCGGTGCAGGCTGCCTTTGCTGTGGCTGATAAG AATGAACGTCCTCCTCTCCCAGCTAGTTGTCAGCCTGCACTCGCACACCTCATAAAGCGCTGCTGGGCAGCAAACCCCTCAAAGCGGCCAGATTTCAGTGATATTGTCTCTGCTTTGGAGAAGTATGATGAATGTGTCAAGGAAGGCCTTCCACTTACTCACCACTCAGGGCTGGTCAGCCGAAATGCCATTCTTGAATGCTTGAAAGGCTGTGTATCAATGAGCAGCTCTTCCATACCTGTAAATGCCTAA